GAGGTCCTCGTCACCTTCGCCACCGGCACCGGGCACCGCATCCGCGACATCCCCTTGCGCGGCGGTGCGACCGACTGGGCCGCCACCGTGTTCGACGACGCCGACGACCACCATGACGCCGACGGCCCCGGCGCCGTGGTGGTCGCCTACCCGAACTTCCTCGGGTGCCTGGAGGACCTCGCCGCGGCCCGCGCCCTGTGCGACCGCACCGGCGCCCTGCTGGTCGTGGCGTTCGACCCGGTGTGCGCCGGCATCCTGCGCGCCCCGGGGGACTGGGGCGCCGACGTCGTGGTGGGGGAGGGACAGGCCCTGGGCATGCCTCTGAGCTTCGGCGGCCCCTATCTGGGGCTGTTCGCCTGCACGGCCGACCACGTGCGCCGCCTGCCGGGCCGCCTCGTCGGCGAGACCGTCGACGCCGAGGGGCGGCGCGCCTACGTCACGACCCTGCGCGCCCGCGAGCAGGACATCCGGCGCGAGAAGGCGACGTCGAACGTCTGCACCAACCAGACGCTCATGGCCGTGACCGCCGCCATCCAGCTCGGCTGGCTCGGCACGTCGGGGATCGCCGAGATCGCCCTCCGCTCGGCGCGCGGCGCCCGCTACTGCCGACAGGGACTGCTCGCCGTGGCGGGCGTGGAGCCGCTCACCACGGCCCCGGTGGTGCGCGAGTTCGCCGTGCGCCTCCCGACCGGGGCCGAGCTCCTGGTGGAGCGCATGGTGGACGAGGGCTTCCTCGCCGGCGTGGCGCTCGACGACAGCTACAGCGACGGGCGCGCCGACGCCCTGCTCGTGGCCGTCACCGAGCGCCGCACGCGCGCCGAGATCGACGCCTTCGTCTCCGCGTTCGAGAAGGCCGTCCGCTGATGGTCGACGACCTCGTCCCCGGCCCGGCCGCCGGCGGCCGGGCCGCCAGCGCGCCGCTGCTCGGCCGCGACACCGAGCCCACGTTGTTCGAGCTCTCCGAGACCGGTCGCCGGGCGTGGCAGCTGCGCACCACCGACGTGCCCGAGGTGGCGCTCTGGGACCTCGTCCCCGAGGAGCACCGGCGCACGGGGCCCGTGCAGCTGGCCGAGGTCTCCGAGCGCGACCTGGTCGGCCACTTCACGCGACTGAGCCATCGCCAGTTCTCCGTCGACCTCGGGGCCTACCCGCTGGGCTCGTGCACCATGAAGTACAACCCGAAGGTGTGCGACGCCGTGGCCGCCCTGCCCGGCCTGGCCGACGTGCACCCGGCCGCTCCCGCCTCGTGCATCCAGGGCTGGCTCGAGCTCCTCGTCGAGCTGGAGGAGGCGCTGTGCGAGATCACCGGCATGGCGGCCGCCACCCTGCAGCCCGCCGCCGGCGCCGCCGGCGAGCTGACCGGCCTGCTGCTCATGCGGGCCTGGCACGAGGCCAACGGCGAGCGACGGCAC
This is a stretch of genomic DNA from Acidimicrobiales bacterium. It encodes these proteins:
- the gcvPA gene encoding aminomethyl-transferring glycine dehydrogenase subunit GcvPA, coding for MSGYTPHTSAEITAMLGFLGLTSVDELFAVVPDALRLAGGLDLAPGLPEPDVADRMQDLAAANRPCGRDLVCFAGAGAYDHEVPPVTRALASRSEFVTSYTPYQPEVAQGVLQAVFEFQTLVSRLSGMAISNASLYDGAAALVEAVNLAVGATGRQDVWVSHGVNPTWREVLVTFATGTGHRIRDIPLRGGATDWAATVFDDADDHHDADGPGAVVVAYPNFLGCLEDLAAARALCDRTGALLVVAFDPVCAGILRAPGDWGADVVVGEGQALGMPLSFGGPYLGLFACTADHVRRLPGRLVGETVDAEGRRAYVTTLRAREQDIRREKATSNVCTNQTLMAVTAAIQLGWLGTSGIAEIALRSARGARYCRQGLLAVAGVEPLTTAPVVREFAVRLPTGAELLVERMVDEGFLAGVALDDSYSDGRADALLVAVTERRTRAEIDAFVSAFEKAVR